The following is a genomic window from Anaerobaca lacustris.
CAAGCGGGCGAACATGCCCGTGTACCAGTTGCTCGGCGGCAAGTGCCGATTCGCGGTCGATTGCTATACGCACTGCGGCGGCGGCACGCTGGCGCAGATCGAGCAGAGCGTTCGGCAGGCAATGGAGCGCGGGTTTCGGCACATCCGCATCCAGCGGGGCGGCTACGGCTCGCCGCACCTCTCGAAGCAAGCCGACTTCAAGGAGGCCGGCTTCGGGGCATCGGTCGATTCGAACATGGCGATCCGGCCGTATGTCAAGGGCACGATCGAGATGTTCGAGCACATCCGCAGCACCTGCGGCGACGACGTCGAGCTGCTGCACGACATTCACGAGCGCATCCCGCCGATCGAGGCGATCAACCTGGTCAAGCGGCTGGAGGTCTGTCGCCCGTACTTCATCGAGGACCCATTCTCGCCCGAAGACATCGGCTATTTCAAGCTGCTCCGCCAGCAGACCTGCGTGCCGATTGCCATGGGGGAGCTGTTCAACAACCCGCACGAATGGGTCGGCCTGATGAGCGAGCGGCTGATCGACTTCATCCGCGTGCACATCTCGCAGATCGGCGGGCTCAGCGTGGCCCGCAAGATCGCGGCGCTGGGCGAGTGGTTCAACGTCCGCAGCGCCTGGCACGGGCCGGGCGACGTCTCCCCGGTCGGGCACGCGGCCAACGCGCATCTCGATCTGGCGATCTGGAACTTCGGCATCCAGGAGGCGGTGCACTTCAACGAGCGGACGCGCGAGGTCTTCCCGGGCGCGCCGACGGTCGAAAACGGCT
Proteins encoded in this region:
- a CDS encoding enolase C-terminal domain-like protein, whose protein sequence is MDRREMLGAIGFGAAGLLGWAGRQEDASAAQYAQATKGLPALKITDVKAIVTAPQGIRLCVVKVETSEPGLYGLGCATFNQRTLPVVSAVDDYLRPFAKGRDADNIEDMWQNAYTSSYWRNGPVLNNALSGLDQALWDIKGKRANMPVYQLLGGKCRFAVDCYTHCGGGTLAQIEQSVRQAMERGFRHIRIQRGGYGSPHLSKQADFKEAGFGASVDSNMAIRPYVKGTIEMFEHIRSTCGDDVELLHDIHERIPPIEAINLVKRLEVCRPYFIEDPFSPEDIGYFKLLRQQTCVPIAMGELFNNPHEWVGLMSERLIDFIRVHISQIGGLSVARKIAALGEWFNVRSAWHGPGDVSPVGHAANAHLDLAIWNFGIQEAVHFNERTREVFPGAPTVENGYMHINEAPGWGVDIDETLAAKFPLPEHPGYWNPVRRPDGTAVRP